In Plasmodium chabaudi chabaudi strain AS genome assembly, chromosome: 10, a single genomic region encodes these proteins:
- a CDS encoding tubby domain-containing protein, putative yields MEYRENDWNERQKRLENIIKKEFYSNEDVVEYCEDITKGGVISKNNCEPDKWCNCFKCEYIILVITEYVKKECILDNYVEAYKYLYENIDKFENKIFNKFDIDDIVWKQIYQMPKNAKKDSQSNCNNTQKSLQSSGIKQCNEPNKNSTSGNTKDASHKSESKYMFSLNFKGEQENNEERNSVEMEVYTISAILKIKNKLLNSSPMLKQIINTLSYYDDNYYYINNRVGIIEKIKKQIYNYCCKSKKNNNSEFYIKNQQKKYMHIKNDVLNNKTRLNAFAKNDEPYLYGNVNYDENGSDDFTNANTQNDNKNNEPNLYNDKHYSNTINNWEQNEYYKKNIMNNINNYDLSFDKNTRYNNDIFFDNGEGEKYNELVNKKEWVFKIYEINIRSDKNLTSLKSIVTLIEMINLVYLYFIKCVKDTKKKEINKSFEHDQNCENNFFCDEKCYEFFYNIISGSIESKTPNLKRRGKKKTQSESSWCSDDDQEEPSSSSDKGSNKSCDKDCESDSIKDSEVEYESDDGNISDSSIRLKDDSKTKDSSLSINQECLNMGNGCEISTILSNEEIYNVIEYVKYIITSIVKECDGYFNIEYLYTLHIFELKLFFDILKKNILRKNIQDDLLIMLTYCGYKLQNNEIINFSFWRIISIFEDGDVPSSWTILNSGNKDGSERTEGASDVLRKKYIEFKNNVKEITKQNDKKSVIETCNTIFYESLNLIPKVENGKKYLSEIDINNGCFYFKKNLIDKNVFLNFIKNAKQEFNCYNNIEKGYVINVVERIRDFNDYYSCCYILKNNKKKVLMGFKKKGENKVYIYKYDKKIKNIYRHVKKNTVISGFLGVLICNFIGMKIKIYDNGINKKYSNFFPNFERKNVITIRFESNIISELPRHFICNIYKEDKSVKFIYENKCPTWNEEKEIYELPFYGRVRMASAKNLQLILKKCVISSSKKALFSNTTINDLIDYMSTERNNQLPEYTETFNSKESNGNIAYASVSDEYGWNAGVPFKTENNENHNNSRKNNGGIQNEEREKGIIKKFPFDVIKNNFKIKNEEKFEIINNDQDEIFLIFGKNSKDLFTLDFRHPLSSFEAFSIAISSLLKKKAVS; encoded by the coding sequence ATGGAGTATAGAGAAAATGATTGGAATGAAAGACAAAAACgtttagaaaatataattaaaaaagaattttaTTCTAATGAAGATGTAGTAGAATATTGTGAAGATATAACTAAAGGTGGTGTTAtatctaaaaataattgtgaACCTGATAAATGGTGTAACTGTTTTAAAtgtgaatatattatattagtTATTACTGAGTATGTAAAAAAGGAATGTATATTAGATAATTATGTTGAagcttataaatatttatatgaaaatattgataaatttgaaaataaaatattcaataaGTTTGATATTGATGATATTGTTTGGAAACAGATTTATCAAATGCCTAAGAATGCCAAAAAGGATAGCCAATcaaattgtaataatacACAGAAAAGTCTTCAAAGCAGTGGAATCAAGCAATGCAATGAACCAAATAAGAACAGTACTAGTGGTAATACTAAAGATGCAAGTCATAAAAGCGAAagcaaatatatgtttagcTTAAATTTTAAGGGGGAACAAGAAAACAATGAAGAACGTAATTCTGTTGAAATGGAAGTATATACTATATCAgccattttaaaaataaaaaacaaacttTTAAATTCATCACCAATgttaaaacaaattataaacacaTTATCATACTatgatgataattattattatataaataacagAGTAGgaattattgaaaaaattaaaaaacaaatttataactATTGCTGTAAAAgcaaaaagaataataattccgaattttacataaaaaatcaacaaaaaaaatatatgcatattaaaaatgatgtcttaaataataagacTCGATTAAATGCATTtgcaaaaaatgatgaaccatatttatatggcAATGTTaattatgatgaaaatggGTCTGATGATTTTACAAATGCTAACACccaaaatgataataagaATAACGAACCAAACCTTTATAATGACAAGCATTATAGTAACACAATTAATAATTGggaacaaaatgaatattataaaaaaaatataatgaataatataaataattatgatctatcatttgataaaaatacgCGATacaataatgatatattttttgataatggTGAaggagaaaaatataatgagctcgttaataaaaaagaatgggtattcaaaatttatgaaataaatataagatccgataaaaatttaacaaGTCTAAAAAGTATTGTTACATTAATTGAAATGATTAATCTggtttatttatattttatcaaatgtGTTAAGgatacgaaaaaaaaagaaataaataaaagctTTGAGCATGATCaaaattgtgaaaataattttttttgtgatgaaaaatgttatgaatttttttataatattatttctgGAAGTATAGAAAGTAAGACACCTAATTTAAAGAGACGAGGGAAGAAGAAAACCCAATCGGAATCTTCGTGGTGTTCCGATGATGATCAGGAGGAACCTTCCTCATCGTCTGACAAGGGCAGCAATAAAAGTTGTGATAAAGATTGTGAAAGTGATTCGATTAAAGATTCAGAAGTAGAATACGAATCTGATGACGGGAATATCAGCGATTCATCTATTCGATTAAAGGATGACAGTAAAACGAAAGATAGTAGTTTGTCAATAAATCAAGAATGTTTAAATATGGGTAATGGATGTGAAATATCAACCATTTTAAGTaatgaagaaatatataatgttatagaatatgtaaaatatattattacatcTATTGTAAAGGAGTGTGATGGTTATTTTAATATCGAGTACTTATATACTTTACACATATTTGagttaaaattatttttcgatattttaaaaaaaaatattttaagaaaaaatatacaagaTGATCTTTTAATTATGTTAACATATTGTGGATATAAACttcaaaataatgaaataatcaATTTTAGTTTTTGGAGAATTATAAGTATATTTGAAGATGGTGATGTGCCTAGTAGTTGGACAATCCTGAACAGTGGAAACAAAGATGGTAGTGAACGTACTGAAGGGGCAAGTGATGTATTaagaaaaaagtatattgaatttaaaaataatgttaaaGAGATAACAAAACAAAACGATAAAAAAAGTGTAATAGAAACAtgtaatacaattttttatgaatcattaaatttaataccTAAAGTAGAAAAtggcaaaaaatatttgagcGAGATTGACATAAATAATGgatgtttttatttcaaaaaaaatttaattgataaaaatgtttttttgaattttataaaaaatgcgaAACAGGAATTCAattgttataataatatagaaaaggGATATGTTATAAATGTAGTAGAAAGGATAAGAGATTTTAatgattattattcttgttgctatattttaaaaaataataaaaaaaaagtattaatGGGGTTCAAAAAGAAAGGCGaaaataaagtatatatatataaatatgataaaaaaataaaaaatatatatagacatgtaaaaaaaaatactgtTATATCAGGATTTTTAGGAGTACTAATATGTAATTTTATTGGAATGAagattaaaatatatgataatggaataaataaaaaatattcaaatttttttccaaattttgaaagaaaaaatgttataacaATCCGATTTGAATCCAACATAATAAGTGAATTACCTCgccattttatttgtaatatatataaagaagataaaagtgtaaaatttatatatgaaaataaatgtcCAACATGGAacgaagaaaaagaaatttatGAATTACCTTTTTATGGTCGAGTTAGAATGGCGAGTGCCAAAAATCtacaattaattttaaaaaaatgtgtaatCAGTAGCTCAAAAAAGgcattattttctaataCAACCATTAACGATTTAATAGATTATATGAGCACAGAAAGGAATAATCAACTTCCGGAATATACTGAAACATTTAATAGTAAAGAAAGTAATGGTAATATTGCATATGCCAGTGTCAGTGATGAATATGGCTGGAATGCAGGTGTTCCATTCAAAACAGAAAACAATGaaaatcataataatagtagGAAGAATAATGGTGGTATACAAAATGAAGAGAGAGAAAAGGgtatcataaaaaaattcccTTTtgatgtaataaaaaataattttaaaataaaaaacgaagaaaaatttgaaattataaataatgatcaAGATGaaatttttcttatttttggTAAAAATTCAAAGGATTTATTTACTTTGGATTTTCGTCATCCTTTATCTTCCTTTGAAGCTTTTTCTATAGCAATTTCTTCTTTACTAAAGAAAAAAGCTGTAtcctaa